The following is a genomic window from Babesia bovis T2Bo chromosome 4 map unlocalized Chr4_1, whole genome shotgun sequence.
AAGCGAAGCCAAGCAGCGCATGTATACACCCGTTCACTTAGATCGCTGTACATGAACCGGTTTAAGGTTTGTTGTTGTATCCGGGGTATAACAATTCACAGGAAGTTGACGATGTGCAGAATATATCGAACTTCATGTTTTACATTACATCCATATTGAATGACCTCAATACTGATGAACTCACCCGGTTGTGTGACCACTGGGTATATACCTCCTCCATCAAGGGGTCGCCAATCAAGGTTGAAGCCCTAAGCCAGGTGTTATGGTCACTCCAGAAGAGCCGTGTACTGCACGAGCCCCTACTTACCCGAGTACTCCATATAGTGAGTTACCAGTAAATATAGATATTTCCGCTCAGCTAAAGGATAAGCTCTGGTCATGCTCTATAGGCCAGCTGGCGTTAATGTCACATACACTATTGACATTTAACGTGAACACTCCGGATATATTGGTGCCGTTATTGTCACGTGTCGAGCACCTAGTCAACAACGAGCAATCCAATCTCGCCAGGGATGTCTATACCATAAAGTTGGTATCTGTTCTATGGTCCGTAGCATTGTCCGATATCACTTCATTGGGCCATGGTGACATACAACGGGTGCTACACCTGCTGTCTCGTGTTGATTGGCAGCTGTTCATGCGGTCATGCCGCCACCAGGATCTCCGCAAGGTAGGTACCGCACCAGCCAATTCCATTGTAACCAGGTGCTCCAAATAGTCACAAGCATAGAAGTTGAACTGTGCCACTTGAGGGATAACGAGCTGTTCCGCGGTCTTTTGTGCGCCGTCCCTGATTACGTGAAGTCTGCGGCTATCGACGTAACACGCTCCGTCAGTACCATAGCTCCAGTGTCAGCATCTCAAGATAAGGCCCGCCGGTGTCTCTTGTCCTACGGGACCGATTTCAAATGTGAATTTGAAATATACCACGGTATAACCGTTGATTTTGCAATATCACGCGGAGAACCGTCCACGGGATTCAATCCCGATTTAGTAATAGAAATAGACGGCCCGTTTCACTACAACATACTATGGTAAGGCAGTTGTCCCATGCACAATGTTCTGCAGTGGCACCTCATCACTAccatatatacagtgtgGTAACCTCCGGTTAATAGCTAACGGCAAAACTGAATTCCGTAACCGGTATGTTTAGATCTATGTGATCACAAAGTTTCTAGGATACTACGCAAGTTGGGCTATGCTGTTGAGCCCATTTCATGGATGGAGGCACATATTCGTCCAATCCATAACATACTAGGTGTCATATTACGCCGACACCGCTATTGCACCAAGCGGAAGTAAGTGAACTCGATTAAACGTAAGTAAGGTTATAGTACCTCACTTTCCCTAACTGTTGCATAGCTGCTAAGGTTAAGTCAACCTATGTAACCAGCTTACCAAAACCTTCCATGAGCGTGTGTGCTGTGATTTTGTGTATCTCATTCTACGCAACCTACTTAGTTTGTCAACGTGAGACAGGAGATCGTCCACAGCTACCGTACGGTATGTGGGATCTTGCTGGCTATAGATAAAAGCTGCCATTTCCCTCTTTCGTACATTAGCCGCAAATTCAGTGTATATCAACAGCGGTATGCTCCCAGCCTGTGTTTTAACAAGAGGGGCCATTTTGGCAAGTTCACAGCCTTTTGATACCGATAGCTCCACTAGCGACGTTGGCTTGGCGTCACCCTCCAGCATCTGGATAACCATGCGCTCCCATATGCTGTCCGTCTTGTCCCAAAGAACCTCCAGGAATGCGTGGACGCAGAGCACTACTATTTCTGCAGCATACGTTTGCTAGGCCTAAGGGCTTACTCTTCTTAGTTGGGTCGTTGTTGAACTTGCGCATCATGTAAACGAAGAAGGGGTCACCCATCTAACAGATTGTGCAATATAGTGTCCCAAACCTACAGCGCCATCAGCAATTGCGTCCTTCATTTTCTGTTGGTACTGCTTCTCCACGTTGTGTAGATCTATTACTTCCTGGAGGTGTTAGGACATAGATTAGCTACCATACCCAATTCATAGCTTGCTTTAGAAGTTCTATGGCGTGCTCGTCAGTGGCATGCCTGAACTGCCTGTTTGCCGGCAGCTGCCTTACAAACTGCTTGAGAAGGTTGGTAACCGTCATCTGTGTGGGCGTTCCCCTGCTCTCGTATACAACCATCATAGCTATAGTGAACAGCCCAAGGTCGCCACCTACATTGGGTCAGCACTGCGTTAAGTGCAGCGTGTCCTACCTGGCGCATACATAGCCTTGCCCTTGACTCTAGGGTCCATGGCGGAAAGTGACACTTCATCCACGCTCCTAAAATCTTCATGCGGAATAATTCTCATTTCCTTCAGGACGCTGTCGTACTCCTCATGGTCCAGATTACCATGCGTTCTCACTTTCATCTTGGAAGGGTAACTGTATAGTGTTAAATAGGATGTCATAAGCATACCACAGCCCTCTGCTTAAGTATATCATGTTCTCCAGTGAGTTCACATCTGTTATGCTTTATTAAAGAGAGCAGTGGACATACTTGCTGGGCAGTTGCATGTTGCCCTGAATGTCTTATCATTGATAATGACAAGACCGGTCACAGTGATGTCATTCTGGTTATCCTGTGTGATTACCGCCGATACTAAAACgaattgcgatattgcgATAAGGGATATTGAAGTCAAGAGTGATACTATAGGCATGCTAGATATTACTCTGGATGGTACACCTAGTTTACACATCGACTGGAAAATGGCATTTTTGCTTTATTCTATCATGATTTGGTGGTATCTAGACATATATGGCACGCCTGATGTGTAAGGGGTAATGTCATCCAGGCTCATATATAAAGTTGATAGTATTAATATCTATAGCGACTATAAACGACATTGATGGTTAAAGTCCATCGCGCATATCGTAATGTGGGCCCGTGGAAGGCATAGGCGCTCACTTCTTCTTAACGACACCAACAGTCTTGCCGTGACGACCGGTACTCTTGGTGTGCTGACCACGAGTCCTGAGTCCCCAGTAGTGCCTGAGACCCCTGTGAAGACGCATCTTCTTCATGCGCTCCAAGTCATCACGCAAGCAAGTGTCAAGCATGTTAGCAGTGTTGTGGAGATTCTTACCCTCCTTGTAGTCCTTCTGCCTGTTAAGGAACCAGGCTGGAATCATAACGTCAGCAGGGGAACTGATGATAGTTACAACCTTGTTGATCTCATCAGTGGTGAGCTCACCAGCCCTCTTAGTTACATCGATACCGGCTACCTTGCATACAACGGTGGCCATACGACGTCCGATACCCCTGATTGCAGTAAGAGCCACAGTGACCTTCTGACGACCGTCAACGTTGGTGTTGAGGATACGAAGGATGTGCTGGAACTGGTCCGATGCGGTAATCTGAATCGCCATCTTGATAGTCGCCTGTATAATGCTATAAAGCTGCATATAAACACATATCATACAAATCATAGACATATAACGCCAGGCCTCCGTAAAATGGCCAGCTGGCAACAACACCACAAAGGGGACATCGGCCAATTGCCAAGCACGGGTAACGGACCGTGACTATAGATACACATAAAACATGTATATAGGATTACAATAGCATTACTACAAAATGTGGGTGCTATACAAGACCGAAACATGAAGTTGTGGGCGGTGTCACTACTACGTAACCTCAGGGGAAACCACCAAAGAGCTTTTACAAGCCCAAACGTAACACACAAGACTTATTTAGCACTTACCTGTATAAACTCAAGAGTGGAATTAGAAGAAACAGTGAAGTACCGGCTGTAGTGACGCGCGACTGCTGTTGCTGGGGTGACGCCCAAATTAGCTGGACTAGTGAAAGTACTGATATCTTAATCCATATTCTGTTTAAACAGGAAAGGTGCTAACATGTGATTTGGGTATAGTACCACTTTGTCTGGGATAGCACATAACAGGTCTATAAACATGAACTAAATTAGATAACACGCGTAATACGTGAGTCTCTCTGCGTTGTGTAGGCACCATCAGTTAAAGATGATACCGTCGAACTTCTCCTGAAACCATTTCATGGCATCCTCTTTGGTAACCTTGTGTTGCTTTCCGATCTTGGACTTGCACTTCCTGCGCTTGGTAACACGGTAACCCGGCCTAATAAGCTGTACGTAGAAATCCATACCGTAAATACCGGTGGAAGGGTCGTACTTAAGACCAAGATCAATGTGTTCCTGAATACCGAAGCCGAAGTTACCGGTGTTCGAGAAGTTCTCGCTCTTCAGTTCATATTCCTTAACCTTGAGACCACGCTCAAGGAGCTCCAACGCCTTCTTACCGCGAACGGTAACGTGGCAAGCGATCTTTTCATTCCTCCTGACACCAAGTGACCTGATGGTGAAACGGCATTTAGAGAAAACGGGCTTTTGGTCAGTCAACTGCTCCAACACCTTCCCAGCACGTGTAAGCCTGTCTCCAGACTGCGGTAATAGTTATAACACCTGATAGTACCCAACCTACCTCACCGACACCAACGTTGAGGACGAGCTTGGCGATTTGGATGTCGCGCATAACATTCTCTTGCGTCATCTTCTGTAAATAGGTTATTAAAATGCATAAAATTGAGTTATACAAGTTAGTTCTCCACTAAGGGGCCATACATTGGATTAAATTGCGTGCTGCACCGAGTGGTATTGCGCTTTTACCAGTGTTTAACCCAGTAAATCGTCATAGAACGTACCTCTACTCGATGTTTTACGTAGCAAGATAATGTATGATGatatatgtgtataaaGAAAATGTTGTGGCTACCTGGTTTTGCCAATATTTTGGTCAACAAGGTCGACCCAACATTCCCGACTACTGGCGCGGCCCCCGTAAGGAACGTTGTTCAATTCATCTATACCCCTTGTAACACCGTTTGGTTATTAGTACTATTGTTTCCAGGCTATATGGCTATGGTGTTTCCGCTATGTACTGTACCGTGTCGGTTTCCTCAAACCAGGCTTCCCGTCTTATCCCCGGGCCGctgtttacacattaatacaGCTAAACCAAACTATCCATTACATGTGTCTGGTCTATTCTGGTAGTATACTGATTTAAACTACGTTGTGTCTGTACGTTTTAAATTGCCTAGCAACAGCAAATAGCGCTCAACGCAAGGTGGTATGTTACCAACTGGGCCCAGACCACTGTGTTCATTGTCGATGGTGCTAGTAACTGTATCTTAGTTTACATTTGGACTAGAACTTAACACAGTCCTATTATTAGTTCATAACACCTCGTCCAAGCTTCTTGTTGCGTCTTGATGTCTTCTTCTCacgcttcttcttctttcgGGCTGGTTTTGCCGCGAGGCTTTCTTTAATTTGCATACGCTGCTCTTTGGTCAGCTCCTTCCGTCGCATCTTGCGTTCTTGCATATCCGCTGCCAGATTAAAGTAACCCCTGAGCCTTTCCCGTTCGTAGCGCTTGTAGAATTCTGGTTTCGGTACGCTGTACAAGTTCCTTATCTCCTCTAGGTACGCCGAGGTGAGTACTTTGTAACGCTGCCTTAAGGCCTTGTTGTTTGAGAGTACCTTCTGCTTTATGTCATTCTTGTAGATGTTGTACAGTTGCTGCCTTACGAAGGCGTCCTTGTCAAAATTATCAAGTGCACGCCTTGTAGGCCCTATGAAAATCTTGTAAAAGTTGTCTGGTGATATGCCTTCCCCGGGGTCAAGCGCCTTCAGTCGATCTACAACCCAGTTTAGCTTTGCCGCCACCTCATCTCGCCTTACTAATTTGGGGTTGTCAGTGAAGAATTCCCAAAACATGTCCAGTACCGCAGGATGGACACCCTGCCTGTGCACTTCATAGTTGACAGCTATCATGGCCTCGCTCAGAGGCACCTCGCCCTTCGGCCTCGCAATCTGTAAACGTGCTGTGTATAGTAACTGGGAACCTACTTGATGTATACTGCGATATGTAGGTAGATCCTCTCTACCTTCGGTGTAGTCCCTAAAGAGGTACCACGCTGAGGATTGTCATGATCATAGCAATGGACTCACCCCGCCAGCACCTTACTTTATccatgaaaaatatatcgcCATACCCAGGTGCAAGAAACCGAAGCTTGTAATCAATATTGTGGTAAAATTCATCCCGTGTCAACTGCTCACTCTTGCGGAATAACCTCTGGGTGAACATTTTGGGCGTGAGCGACTGGGAGCTTATTGGCGGTAACGGGTCTGAAACCCTGCCGCAAAGCTTCCAGAGCTCATATCGTTCCGGCGGTACCTGCCACGTATATCACAGTAGAACTATGCTTACCAATCCAAAAGGAAGATCTATGCCCACAAGATCGGATTTCTCTAACTTCTCTGATCTAAATAAAGTAAGATAGGGATATGATTCCTGTAACGTTGTCCAAATATAGAGTGTTATTTACCTCCACGTGGGTGTTTAAAGCCAACTTCTCGACATATGCCGGAGTGTCTGTAATTGCGATATGCGCCTGGTACTCACGCTCAATCTCCTCCCGTTGTTCAGGAGTGATAGTGACCTTAGACCTGCCGCCCATGTGCATAGGCTTCGGCTTCTTCTTGATGGGTATCAAGCTCTTtctcttcttcttcttttGCACCCCTAGGGGTGCCATGCGCCTTGTACGCTCGCGTTTTACGatatatgcgatatttgGAGACCAAGCGTTATGCCTTAAGCATACGCTCGTACACTCGGTTTCCCATTGCCTGCGTTAGTATAGATTCCTTTAATGTGTGCCGTTACCTACCGCGTCGCGTTGCCGAATACCAAGTAAATCACTGCTAAAGTGAAGCAAAGTATGAACATGATATGCTTTAATTCATGCGAGCGtcatttttaaatatattattaacgTTGCGATATTGTCTACACACTACAGATGTGTTCGCGGAATCACCTCCTAGGGTAGATTCCACCGTGCTCGAGGTAGTAGTTCCTGGTAATAGCAGCCTCCAGGAACGTGGAATCGTCTTTAGCAAACATTCTGGCGCCGTAAAAAGAAGTTAACGCACGGTCTAACGATGAATGTATTTGGACATCCCACTCCGCCGGTAGCAGCTTGCATAACTCGTCATGCAGTCTCCGTTCAAACCCAGGAAACTTAGTACTGCCGCCAGTTAACAGAATATTGTTTGCGAGATCACGTTGTATACACGGTGGTGATAGAATTATAGTCCGATGTGCCAGCTCAGCTATGCCACACTCTTCTAGACCCAGATCCTGAGGGTTAAATAGTAACTCTGGTATTTGGAAGCGTTCTACACCCAGGGTAGCCACTTGGTTCTTGTTCTTGTCGTCAACTGAGTTATCCAGTTCCGTATTTGACCATGCTGAATCCTGGCTTTGCGTAACTTCATCAGGCTCGGGTTCCTGTTTTACACCCAAAAGTTCAAGATCACTTGGACACAACGGTTCATGGTTGGCCAGTTTATGCACAACGTGTCGCCGTGACTCGTTCAGCAGAGGCTCGGTCATAGGACCATGGGACATGAAGTGTTTGATTACATGGTTTTTATTCTTAGCTGTGAACAACGGCAGCTTGTACTCATGCAGTAAGCACTGGTGTCCCCTAACGGTGCGCAATCGAGCTGCAGCACGTAACTCAAGGTCGAAATCCAATGAGACGTAACAGGATTCCTCCTTCATGTGCTGTACCATCAGTTCGTTAAACTCCAGGTTTATAGTGCGTATAGCAGATACGTTCTTGAGGTAAGCATTGAGATGTGACCCGCCAATGTTACTGCGTAAGGCAGCACGCTGTATAGGTTTGCCCTCCACGAAAGGGACGGAGTGCGTGGCACCGAACCCGCAATCTAACACAAGGCAGCATTTGGATCTGTTTTCCTGTCTTGCGCCAGATTTCGGCACAGTACTAAGCGCCAAATCAGGTGATAGACCACGCTTCTGCTGGGTAACCTGAGTGTAGTAAAAGTTACTGGCAGCCTGCGATGTGATGATGGCCGCCAAAGAAAACCCAAGGTCCTCAAATATCATCTCCGCCATGGTCTGCCGACACATAGCCGGCGACATGTTAGGCTCAGTAATGAGTAAAGCAGTAGTGGCGGGATTGACCCCTAGCAGATTCGCAGGGGACCCATTTATCTGTATATGAGGGTTGCCCATAACCTTCTTCCATATGTTCCGCTGCCTATTTGGCTCGTATAGCATCCCATCGGAAAATGGTCTTAAGCAGAAATATTCCCATAGACTATAGCAGCCGTCACCAATAGCGCCATGGTCATCCCCGCCAGAAGCACTTCCGTCGGCAAGGTTTTGAGAAGTGAATTTACGCTTAGGATGTCCAATACAGTTTGGCAATACAAACGGCGGCTTGACACTAGAAGCGAGTGAAAACTTAAGCAAGCCAGAACCGTTATCTACCACTGCTCTAGGGAGCGCTGCGTAAGCAGAGGGGTCCATTGTACCTCAACGAACAAGGACAGTGTTGCGCCACTATCGATCGCTTGATGTAAACACCACCTTCTATGGTACAGTGGttacattttaatattaatataaagTGGTTGGGGCCATATCCCCCGAAGCAGTGCCTATTCATGCTAGGATCAGGCTGCCGTGTGTTGTATAGGGAGGGTAAGAAACTCATACATGTTCAAAGATACCCTTCGTGGTATACAAATAGTTTAATTCaatattgtaatatatacattttttACTATAAATAGGAGTTGATTGGTGTCAGCGGCTGCTGTAATCACACTTTCTTGACAACGTCCTACCATCGGTGTGTAGGTCTGTATTAACGTCCGCAAAGACCTAGATTTTTGTATACCAGTGATACATGTACTTTGTGTCGCTACAGGTAAATACTATTGTAGAAGAACATGGTATTTATACGGATATATTGCTAAATTTGCTGTATAATCTCTTGTGACTACATCTGAAAGACAGAGTCCAAACTAAGTTGCAAAGTGTAATAAACACGTGTGTTgggaaatatataaccaaaTGAAGGGATTAGTAGTCGCTTTGACGCCCAAAGGCGCCAACGGCGTGATCGCTACAGCAGCTCTCTCGCTGTTTATGCTGGGTATTGCCCTGATGATCGGATGCCGTGATCTGCCGCAATGTGAACTACCATATGATTTCGCACCAAACACAAAGGGTGTGGTGGCTTTTACTCCTGATGTATGCCCAAAATTGCGTATGCCTCTGAAGGGTACATATGGACTCTACTACAAGTTGGATGGATATTACCAAAATCATAAGGAATATCGTCGTAGTGTGGATTACAACCAACTATACGTAAGTGATCTTGTTGTGCCATAATCTGTGATAGGGAAACATATTAACCAAGCCCAGTGATCTCACCAGTTGCGGATCCTACCTCCAAGACTTTGACGGCAAGATATTCCACCCATGCGGTGCTGTTGCACGGACTGTATTCACAGACCGCtacatgatatatcatgatGAGGCAATGCAGCACCCTATCGAGCTGGATGAAAGTCGTTACACAATTTGCAGCCGTAACGGCGCACACTGGCTATTCAGAAACCCTACCGATAAGCAGCGACGTGAAAATTATTCCAGGGTAAACTTCTGGTTACAATCCACTAAGATGCGCCAAGCGCTAAATATGGACAAGCCAGGTAAGTGAATTACACTGCCGTACACATGCCGCAGATGTCGGTGAGGGTGTTGAGAACGCACACTTCATCAACTGGATTGAACCATCGTCAACCTCTACATTCAAGAAGTTATATGGTGTCTTCTATGGATCTAGGGAAACAACTGCTCTTTACGTATCGGTGGAAGTAAGCTTCCCTATAGAATCAGTTGGTAAGCTCGGGTTTATACCTTTGTTATACTTCCACAGTTCGCAAGAGCTTGGTAGTTGAGCAGGCGTCGTTCCTAACAAGCATGGGATACACCATGGGCGTTTGCTACGTGGTGGTGGCAGTGATTATCTTTGTAATGGGATTGATGGGAATAATACATACATACATCAACATGCTCACCAAGCCCAAACTTTCACATCATTCACACCATTCCCACGGGCACAGCCATGGACATGGACACAGTCATGGGCACGGACATGGACATGGTGACGGATTCTGCCATGGACACGATAATGACAACCAAGGACATGGTCATGGACATAGTCACGGGCATGGTGATGGTTTATGTCATGGACATGATAATGATGATCACGGGCATATTGAAGAGGGCCATGGCAATGATGAGCATGGACACAGTCACGGACATATTGACCAGGGGCATGATCATGAAAGTGTTGATGA
Proteins encoded in this region:
- a CDS encoding putative 60S ribosomal protein L11, translated to MTQENVMRDIQIAKLVLNVGVGESGDRLTRAGKVLEQLTDQKPVFSKCRFTIRSLGVRRNEKIACHVTVRGKKALELLERGLKVKEYELKSENFSNTGNFGFGIQEHIDLGLKYDPSTGIYGMDFYVQLIRPGYRVTKRRKCKSKIGKQHKVTKEDAMKWFQEKFDGIIFN
- a CDS encoding LEM3 (ligand-effect modulator 3) / CDC50 family protein, which encodes MKGLVVALTPKGANGVIATAALSLFMLGIALMIGCRDLPQCELPYDFAPNTKGVVAFTPDVCPKLRMPLKGTYGLYYKLDGYYQNHKEYRRSVDYNQLYGNILTKPSDLTSCGSYLQDFDGKIFHPCGAVARTVFTDRYMIYHDEAMQHPIELDESRYTICSRNGAHWLFRNPTDKQRRENYSRVNFWLQSTKMRQALNMDKPDVGEGVENAHFINWIEPSSTSTFKKLYGVFYGSRETTALYVSVEVSFPIESVVRKSLVVEQASFLTSMGYTMGVCYVVVAVIIFVMGLMGIIHTYINMLTKPKLSHHSHHSHGHSHGHGHSHGHGHGHGDGFCHGHDNDNQGHGHGHSHGHGDGLCHGHDNDDHGHIEEGHGNDEHGHSHGHIDQGHDHESVDEPTPVEAHHEVSNHEEEDHEYGAEEDDHSYSGGHGCC
- a CDS encoding putative 40S ribosomal protein S18 yields the protein MAIQITASDQFQHILRILNTNVDGRQKVTVALTAIRGIGRRMATVVCKVAGIDVTKRAGELTTDEINKVVTIISSPADVMIPAWFLNRQKDYKEGKNLHNTANMLDTCLRDDLERMKKMRLHRGLRHYWGLRTRGQHTKSTGRHGKTVGVVKKK
- a CDS encoding Actin family protein; the protein is MDPSAYAALPRAVVDNGSGLLKFSLASSVKPPFVLPNCIGHPKRKFTSQNLADGSASGGDDHGAIGDGCYSLWEYFCLRPFSDGMLYEPNRQRNIWKKVMGNPHIQINGSPANLLGVNPATTALLITEPNMSPAMCRQTMAEMIFEDLGFSLAAIITSQAASNFYYTQVTQQKRGLSPDLALSTVPKSGARQENRSKCCLVLDCGFGATHSVPFVEGKPIQRAALRSNIGGSHLNAYLKNVSAIRTINLEFNELMVQHMKEESCYVSLDFDLELRAAARLRTVRGHQCLLHEYKLPLFTAKNKNHVIKHFMSHGPMTEPLLNESRRHVVHKLANHEPLCPSDLELLGVKQEPEPDEVTQSQDSAWSNTELDNSVDDKNKNQVATLGVERFQIPELLFNPQDLGLEECGIAELAHRTIILSPPCIQRDLANNILLTGGSTKFPGFERRLHDELCKLLPAEWDVQIHSSLDRALTSFYGARMFAKDDSTFLEAAITRNYYLEHGGIYPRR